Sequence from the Candidatus Methylomirabilota bacterium genome:
CCGCGGGGCGAAGCTCGAGCTCGAGCCCTCGCTGCTCGTGTGGGGCTCGAAGAAGATCCAGGGCGTGATCCAGTACGATCCGTGGGTGATCCCGCGGGCGCTGGACTTCCTCATGCGGACGCGTACGCGGTTCCCGTGGGACCGCATCATCTCCCACAAATTCGCGCTCGCGCAGATCAACGAGGCGTTTGCCGCCTCGGAGTGGCACGGCAAGGACAGCCACACCATCACGCGCGCGGCCCTCACGCCCTGACGCGCGGCGGGGCCGGCGGCCGTCGCGTCAGCGGATCGCGGCGGCCTTGACCTGGCGGTAGTCGGTCACGCCCTGCAGGACCTTGAGGATACCGTCCTGCACCAGCGTCGTCATCCCTTCCTGCTTGGCGCGGGCGAGGATCCGCGGCACGCGGGCGCCCTTCTGGATGCGTCGCTTGATCGCGTCGGTGGCGAGCAGGAGCTCGTGGATGGCGATGCGGCCGCGGTAGCCCTTGCCGTCGCAGTGCTCGCAGCCACGGCTCTCGGAGAGCTCGAGGCCGTCGCCGTAACGATAGCCCTGGACCTCCAGCTCCTCCGGCCCGAACGCCTCGGCCATCTCGTCCCAGTCGCGACGTGACGGATGGTGCGGGCGCCGGCAGTCCGGGCACAGGCGCTTCACGAGGCGCTGGGCGAGCACGCCCAGCAGCGCGTCGGCAAAGTTGAAGGGGTTGATCCCGAGGTCGAGCAGGCGCACCACCGTCTCGACCGCGCTGTTCGTGTGCAGCGTGCTGAGCACGAGATGCCCGGTGAGCGACGCCTCCACCGCGAGGCCGGCCGTCTCCGCGTCCCGCATCTCGCCCACCATGATCACGTCGGGATCGGCGCGCAGCAGCGCGCGCAGCGCGGCCGCGAACGTGTAGCCGATCTTGGGGCGCACCTGCACCTGCCGCAGGCCGTCCTGGCTGATCTCGACGGGATCCTCGGCGGTCCAGATCTTCCGGACGCCGGTGTTGAGATGGGCCAGCATGGCGTGGAGTGAGGTGGTCTTCCCCGCCCCCGTCGGCCCCACGCACAGGATGAGGCCGTAGGGCTTCTCGGCGATGGCCTTGAGGACATGGAGGTTGCGATCACTCAGACCGAGGTGGTCGATCGAGAGTACCCCGGTGTGGCCCAGGAGCCGAAGGACCACGTCCTCGTTCCCGCCGACCGTGGGCACCGTCGCCACCCGCAGCTCGATCTCCCCTTGGCCGGCGGTGCGCAACCGGATCTTCCCGTCCTGCGGTCGGCGGCGCTCCGCGAGGTCAAGGCCGGCCATGACCTTGAATCGCGCCACCAGGGGATGGCGCAGCGGGGGCGGGATGTGCTGGTAGTCGACGCAGGTCCCGTCCACGCGGAAGCGGATGACCGTCTTCCGCGACGAGCCGCGCGGCTCCAGGTGGATGTCGGAGGCGCGCGCGCGGTGGGCGTCGAGGACCACCTGATTAGCCAGGCGCACCACCATGCTGTCGTTCTCGGAGATCTCGGCGGTGACGATCTCGTGCACGTCCTCCACCACGGGCTCCGTGCCCACCTCGCCGAGGATTTCGTGCACGGACCGCTCGGCGCGGTGCGGGCCGCCTGCCATCTCGTCGAGCGCGCGCAGGATGCGCTCCCGCATCGCGACGACGAGGGTGACCTTCGCCGGCTGGAGCAGGGCCTCGATGGCATCGATCCTCAGCACGTCGTGCGGATCGTCCACTGCCACGGTGACGACGTCGTCCACGCGCTTGATGGGCAGCCACCGGGCGGCCCGCAGCCGAGCGCGCTGCAGGCCGGCGAGCAGCTCGGGCTTCACGGCGGGCCGTCCATCGAGGGAGACGTACGGGCAGCGGTAGTAGAGGGAGAGGGCGGCGGCGAGATCCGCCTCGCGGATGCCGTGATGCTCGAGGAGCACCGACTCGGCGCTCACCTGCCGGCGCCGGGCCTCGTTCAGCGCCTCGCCGAGCTGGCCGCGCGTCAGGTGCCGCTGGGCGATCAGGTAGTCGAACTTGCCCATGCGGATCTGGCGCCCGCCGGGCCTCGGCGGCGTCTCGGCGCCGCGTGGGGCGGCCTCGGCGGGCTCGCTCCCGGAGGGGCGGGTGATCGCTGTCGCGCGAGCCGCCCCACGGGCGGACGGCGCCCGGTTCGCGCGCTGGAAGTCACCGACCGTCTCGATCCGGCAGAGGGTGGCGTCGCGAAACTGAATGGGCTGACCCAGCTGCTCCCAGACTTGCTGATCCCCCGCGGTCGGCAGATCGAGCCACGTCACATCCTCACGGCGGATCAGCGCCATGCCGGCCGGGACCCCTTCGATCGCGGCCCAGGCCGAGGTGCCCGGACGAGCCCGCGCCGCGTCGAGGAAGCGATCCACCATCGGGCTGCGCAACACGTCGCACCGGAGCACGAGGAGGTCGCCGCCGAGGTCGGCGCCGAGCCGGGCGAGGATCGCCCCGTCCGACTCGCCGGCGGGAACGCGGAGGTAGTCGAGCGCGACACCCCACCGCTCCCCGGTCCCGAACACGCGCTCGAACTGCTCGGCGTGCGAACCCAGCACCACGAGCGCGGACGAGATGCCGGCGGCGCGGAGTGAATCCAGCGTGTGCTCGGCCAGCGGCCGGCCGGCGACGGTGAGGAGCGCGGCGCAGCGCTCCTGGGTGATGGCGCGCAGCCCGTCGGGATCGCCGTGCGCGAGGAGCACCGTGTGGAGCGTGCCCGGCTCGACGTTGCCGTACGCAGACCCGGGGCGTGCGCTTGCCGAAGGGTTGGATTCGGACGTGGACTTGCCGGTCTCGGTCGGGACGGGTCGATACATGTCTACGGGATACCGAGCAAACCGGGTGCCACGCCCCGCGCTCGGGGAGCGCGCCACAACTAGCTGGAATATTCGAGCACGCCGTCGCGCGCGGCGGGCGGCCTGCTCCCGGAGCCCACGGGATTGGAGGGATTCCTCCTCGCGGGAAGGGAGGGGACACACGGCGAAGAATTTGCGCCTTCGGACAAGTGAGCGCGATCAGCGAGCGACGACGAGCCGGCGGGCAGCACGCGCTCGCGGGTCTGGAGGCCGACGCCGCGCGAGCTGATGTGGCGGACCTCGGCGACCGTCGCGATGGACGCCCCGCTGGCGCCCACGATCTCGATGCGATAGCAGTCGCCCACCTTCAGCGCGGTGGTCGGCGCCGAGACGAAACAGAGCCCGTGATCGCTCACGTCCACGGTACGGCCGACGAGAAGGCCCCCGTCGGTCCAGACCTGGCCCGGCCACGAGGCGGGCAGCCGCAGGTTGCGCCGGCGTTCGTCCATGGCGCGCCTCCCCGCCCCGACTTCAACATGGACGGTCCCCCCTGCACAAGACCTCACCCCGCAGCTGGAGTATGCTCCCTGCCGAGGAGGACTCCATGAACGTCGGATTCATCGGGCTGGGGCTGATGGGCGGAAGCATGGCGCTGAACCTTCAGGCCGCGGGGCATGGCCTCTGCGTCCACGACCTCCGGCGCGAAAGCGCCGCCCCGCACCTCGCCAAGGGCGCAGTATGGAAGGACTCGCCGCGCGCGCTCGCCGAGGCGTGCGACGTGGTCTTCACCTCGCTCCCCGGGCCGCCCGAGGTGAGCGCGGTGGCCGCGGGCGCCGACGGGCTCATCCACGGCATGCGGCGCGGCGGCGCGCTGTTCGATCTGTCGACCAACTCGCCCTCCGTGATCCGACGGCTCCACGCGCAATTCAAGGAGCGCGGCGTGGAGGTGCTCGACGCGCCGGTGAGCGGCGGGCCGTCCGGCGCCAAGTCACGCAAGCTCGCCATCTGGGTGGGCGGCGACAAGGGGACCTTCGACACGCATCACGCCCTCCTCGAGGCCATGGGGGATCAACCCTACTACGTAGGCCCCATCGGCGCCGGCGCGGTGGCCAAGCTGGTCCACAACTGTGCGAGCTTCACCATCCGCGCGGCGCTGGCCGAGGTGTTCTGCATGGGCGTGAAGGCGGGTGTGGCCCCCGAGCTC
This genomic interval carries:
- a CDS encoding NAD(P)-dependent oxidoreductase, whose amino-acid sequence is MNVGFIGLGLMGGSMALNLQAAGHGLCVHDLRRESAAPHLAKGAVWKDSPRALAEACDVVFTSLPGPPEVSAVAAGADGLIHGMRRGGALFDLSTNSPSVIRRLHAQFKERGVEVLDAPVSGGPSGAKSRKLAIWVGGDKGTFDTHHALLEAMGDQPYYVGPIGAGAVAKLVHNCASFTIRAALAEVFCMGVKAGVAPELLWQAVRQGASGRARTFDRLADKFLPGSFDPPSFALKLGHKDVSLATELGREVGVPMRLANLALAEMTEAMNRGWADRDSSVYMLLEEERAGVKISVPADALRKIVERDGA
- a CDS encoding PilZ domain-containing protein → MDERRRNLRLPASWPGQVWTDGGLLVGRTVDVSDHGLCFVSAPTTALKVGDCYRIEIVGASGASIATVAEVRHISSRGVGLQTRERVLPAGSSSLADRAHLSEGANSSPCVPSLPARRNPSNPVGSGSRPPAARDGVLEYSS
- a CDS encoding ATPase, T2SS/T4P/T4SS family; protein product: MYRPVPTETGKSTSESNPSASARPGSAYGNVEPGTLHTVLLAHGDPDGLRAITQERCAALLTVAGRPLAEHTLDSLRAAGISSALVVLGSHAEQFERVFGTGERWGVALDYLRVPAGESDGAILARLGADLGGDLLVLRCDVLRSPMVDRFLDAARARPGTSAWAAIEGVPAGMALIRREDVTWLDLPTAGDQQVWEQLGQPIQFRDATLCRIETVGDFQRANRAPSARGAARATAITRPSGSEPAEAAPRGAETPPRPGGRQIRMGKFDYLIAQRHLTRGQLGEALNEARRRQVSAESVLLEHHGIREADLAAALSLYYRCPYVSLDGRPAVKPELLAGLQRARLRAARWLPIKRVDDVVTVAVDDPHDVLRIDAIEALLQPAKVTLVVAMRERILRALDEMAGGPHRAERSVHEILGEVGTEPVVEDVHEIVTAEISENDSMVVRLANQVVLDAHRARASDIHLEPRGSSRKTVIRFRVDGTCVDYQHIPPPLRHPLVARFKVMAGLDLAERRRPQDGKIRLRTAGQGEIELRVATVPTVGGNEDVVLRLLGHTGVLSIDHLGLSDRNLHVLKAIAEKPYGLILCVGPTGAGKTTSLHAMLAHLNTGVRKIWTAEDPVEISQDGLRQVQVRPKIGYTFAAALRALLRADPDVIMVGEMRDAETAGLAVEASLTGHLVLSTLHTNSAVETVVRLLDLGINPFNFADALLGVLAQRLVKRLCPDCRRPHHPSRRDWDEMAEAFGPEELEVQGYRYGDGLELSESRGCEHCDGKGYRGRIAIHELLLATDAIKRRIQKGARVPRILARAKQEGMTTLVQDGILKVLQGVTDYRQVKAAAIR